A genomic window from Parasteatoda tepidariorum isolate YZ-2023 chromosome 10, CAS_Ptep_4.0, whole genome shotgun sequence includes:
- the LOC107454277 gene encoding myogenesis-regulating glycosidase isoform X3, with translation MGSSMMSIESSATGISSTNTTPGGSPSSSPATKKKKLNLKPALKLGLDNVTWTTTKSKRRRHKYKKNIQASSAKVKAVMKQSKNPQFRFRMILLTLFALIITLVSFTWHTYQQQLWQIAIGNKIKFHEGSRILHLLNEDGTELVEAVLGRGIPSDLNPYQCDIHHPKAATKICEEWKYRAKLHMNISHGSNHSCYNIQWKSLETNTLLRDCFVLKNSHWYGMGLQRGLRWPLKETPGDLSFPLVTGDGVEETFGGIIDRYWLSSEGVAVHADPNIPLYVSISDKHLCLQSRNDQDFPYQVSDPIYLKYTICTGNDMRVLHQDMMLNYRSLLKNNSSGVFLMSPIWIQSPGQELSQESIQQFANKIMEHTARLLGFFVLDSRWQQEEGSLDFNKTTFPNPKEILKILRNKGFRVLLTIHPFVCLPSRLFDQATEGHHLVTDKWKHVPLLTRWRGKICGLLDLTSNSTANWLLERLLKLKRKYDIDGFVFTGGQTTYLPRYYAFHESSTNPDLYLHHYLSLAVKLNSLIGTEVGFLTQSLPGFVRLTPRTVSWDSLSGLGSIIPEVLTLSIMGYPLVNPGSVGGDGRGEIPSKELYLRWMEMALFLPIVQFTVSPGYYDSEVIETAFKLFAVRQELVLPIYKMALEQFPTTAAPLVRPLWWISPKEEYAQICDSQFLVGDKIMVAPVLEDGKRTRDIYLPAGWWKDHVYDEVRRGGKWLHNYPVPLTTIAYFTVLDDQNVNQ, from the coding sequence AGTGCAAAAGTGAAAGCTGTCATGAAACAAAGCAAGAATCCGCAGTTTCGTTTTCGAATGATTCTTTTAACCCTGTTCGCGCTTATCATAACTCTAGTATCTTTCACCTGGCACACGTACCAACAACAACTGTGGCAGATAGCGATTGGaaacaagataaaatttcaCGAAGGAAGCAGAATTCTTCATCTTTTGAACGAAGATGGAACAGAACTCGTTGAAGCTGTTCTTGGAAGAGGAATTCCAAGTGATCTCAACCCATACCAGTGTGATATTCACCATCCCAAGGCTGCTACAAAGATTTGTGAAGAATGGAAGTACAGGGCAAAGCTACACATGAACATATCCCACGGTTCGAATCACAGTTGCTACAACATTCAATGGAAAAGCTTAGAAACGAACACCCTCTTGAGAGACTGTTTTGTGTTGAAGAACTCCCACTGGTATGGAATGGGTCTCCAAAGGGGTCTTCGATGGCCCCTCAAAGAGACTCCAGGAGATTTGTCATTTCCTTTAGTAACAGGAGATGGTGTTGAAGAAACGTTCGGTGGAATTATAGACCGATACTGGTTGTCGTCAGAAGGCGTTGCGGTTCATGCTGATCCCAACATTCCCCTGTATGTGTCCATAAGTGACAAACACTTGTGTTTACAGTCAAGAAATGATCAAGACTTTCCCTACCAAGTAAGTGACCCCATATATTTGAAATACACAATATGTACTGGGAACGATATGCGCGTACTTCACCAAGATATGATGTTGAATTACCGATCCCTACTTAAGAATAATTCCAGCGGTGTGTTTCTGATGTCCCCGATTTGGATTCAATCCCCCGGTCAGGAACTAAGTCAGGAATCTATTCAGCAATTTGCAAACAAAATTATGGAACATACAGCCAGGCTTCTGGGTTTTTTTGTATTGGACAGCAGGTGGCAACAGGAAGAAGGAAGTTTAGACTTCAATAAAACAACATTTCCGAAcccaaaggaaattttaaaaattcttcgaaACAAAGGATTTCGCGTTTTGCTAACTATACATCCATTTGTGTGTTTGCCATCTCGATTATTCGATCAAGCTACGGAAGGACATCACCTCGTTACGGATAAATGGAAACACGTACCACTTCTTACCAGATGGCGAGGAAAAATATGTGGGTTGTTAGACCTGACAAGCAATTCTACTGCCAACTGGTTGTTGGAAAGATTGCTAAAACTGAAACGAAAGTATGACATTGATGGGTTTGTGTTCACTGGTGGCCAAACCACATACCTACCAAGATACTACGCCTTCCACGAGTCTTCCACAAATCCAGATTTGTATCTCCACCATTATTTGTCCCTTGCTGTTAAGTTAAACTCATTGATCGGAACAGAAGTTGGATTCCTAACTCAAAGCTTGCCTGGCTTTGTGCGACTTACACCTCGAACAGTCTCATGGGATAGTTTAAGTGGTCTTGGATCTATTATACCGGAAGTTCTGACGCTTAGCATTATGGGATATCCTCTTGTGAATCCTGGATCTGTTGGTGGCGATGGTAGAGGTGAAATTCCATCCAAAGAACTATACCTCCGATGGATGGAAATGGCTCTATTTTTGCCAATTGTTCAGTTCACTGTTTCACCTGGTTATTACGATAGTGAAGTAATTGAGACAGCTTTTAAGTTATTCGCGGTAAGGCAAGAACTCGTGTTACCCATTTACAAAATGGCGTTGGAGCAGTTTCCAACTACCGCTGCTCCTCTTGTGCGACCCCTATGGTGGATTTCTCCAAAAGAAGAATACGCTCAAATCTGCGATTCCCAGTTTCTTGTCGGAGATAAAATTATGGTAGCGCCTGTTTTGGAAGATGGTAAAAGAACACGTGATATTTATCTCCCAGCTGGTTGGTGGAAAGACCATGTTTATGATGAGGTGCGACGAGGAGGGAAATGGCTTCATAATTACCCTGTTCCATTGACTACGATTGCCTATTTTACTGTCCTAGATGATCAAAACGTTAACCAATAG
- the LOC107454277 gene encoding myogenesis-regulating glycosidase isoform X4, with amino-acid sequence MWSAKVKAVMKQSKNPQFRFRMILLTLFALIITLVSFTWHTYQQQLWQIAIGNKIKFHEGSRILHLLNEDGTELVEAVLGRGIPSDLNPYQCDIHHPKAATKICEEWKYRAKLHMNISHGSNHSCYNIQWKSLETNTLLRDCFVLKNSHWYGMGLQRGLRWPLKETPGDLSFPLVTGDGVEETFGGIIDRYWLSSEGVAVHADPNIPLYVSISDKHLCLQSRNDQDFPYQVSDPIYLKYTICTGNDMRVLHQDMMLNYRSLLKNNSSGVFLMSPIWIQSPGQELSQESIQQFANKIMEHTARLLGFFVLDSRWQQEEGSLDFNKTTFPNPKEILKILRNKGFRVLLTIHPFVCLPSRLFDQATEGHHLVTDKWKHVPLLTRWRGKICGLLDLTSNSTANWLLERLLKLKRKYDIDGFVFTGGQTTYLPRYYAFHESSTNPDLYLHHYLSLAVKLNSLIGTEVGFLTQSLPGFVRLTPRTVSWDSLSGLGSIIPEVLTLSIMGYPLVNPGSVGGDGRGEIPSKELYLRWMEMALFLPIVQFTVSPGYYDSEVIETAFKLFAVRQELVLPIYKMALEQFPTTAAPLVRPLWWISPKEEYAQICDSQFLVGDKIMVAPVLEDGKRTRDIYLPAGWWKDHVYDEVRRGGKWLHNYPVPLTTIAYFTVLDDQNVNQ; translated from the coding sequence AGTGCAAAAGTGAAAGCTGTCATGAAACAAAGCAAGAATCCGCAGTTTCGTTTTCGAATGATTCTTTTAACCCTGTTCGCGCTTATCATAACTCTAGTATCTTTCACCTGGCACACGTACCAACAACAACTGTGGCAGATAGCGATTGGaaacaagataaaatttcaCGAAGGAAGCAGAATTCTTCATCTTTTGAACGAAGATGGAACAGAACTCGTTGAAGCTGTTCTTGGAAGAGGAATTCCAAGTGATCTCAACCCATACCAGTGTGATATTCACCATCCCAAGGCTGCTACAAAGATTTGTGAAGAATGGAAGTACAGGGCAAAGCTACACATGAACATATCCCACGGTTCGAATCACAGTTGCTACAACATTCAATGGAAAAGCTTAGAAACGAACACCCTCTTGAGAGACTGTTTTGTGTTGAAGAACTCCCACTGGTATGGAATGGGTCTCCAAAGGGGTCTTCGATGGCCCCTCAAAGAGACTCCAGGAGATTTGTCATTTCCTTTAGTAACAGGAGATGGTGTTGAAGAAACGTTCGGTGGAATTATAGACCGATACTGGTTGTCGTCAGAAGGCGTTGCGGTTCATGCTGATCCCAACATTCCCCTGTATGTGTCCATAAGTGACAAACACTTGTGTTTACAGTCAAGAAATGATCAAGACTTTCCCTACCAAGTAAGTGACCCCATATATTTGAAATACACAATATGTACTGGGAACGATATGCGCGTACTTCACCAAGATATGATGTTGAATTACCGATCCCTACTTAAGAATAATTCCAGCGGTGTGTTTCTGATGTCCCCGATTTGGATTCAATCCCCCGGTCAGGAACTAAGTCAGGAATCTATTCAGCAATTTGCAAACAAAATTATGGAACATACAGCCAGGCTTCTGGGTTTTTTTGTATTGGACAGCAGGTGGCAACAGGAAGAAGGAAGTTTAGACTTCAATAAAACAACATTTCCGAAcccaaaggaaattttaaaaattcttcgaaACAAAGGATTTCGCGTTTTGCTAACTATACATCCATTTGTGTGTTTGCCATCTCGATTATTCGATCAAGCTACGGAAGGACATCACCTCGTTACGGATAAATGGAAACACGTACCACTTCTTACCAGATGGCGAGGAAAAATATGTGGGTTGTTAGACCTGACAAGCAATTCTACTGCCAACTGGTTGTTGGAAAGATTGCTAAAACTGAAACGAAAGTATGACATTGATGGGTTTGTGTTCACTGGTGGCCAAACCACATACCTACCAAGATACTACGCCTTCCACGAGTCTTCCACAAATCCAGATTTGTATCTCCACCATTATTTGTCCCTTGCTGTTAAGTTAAACTCATTGATCGGAACAGAAGTTGGATTCCTAACTCAAAGCTTGCCTGGCTTTGTGCGACTTACACCTCGAACAGTCTCATGGGATAGTTTAAGTGGTCTTGGATCTATTATACCGGAAGTTCTGACGCTTAGCATTATGGGATATCCTCTTGTGAATCCTGGATCTGTTGGTGGCGATGGTAGAGGTGAAATTCCATCCAAAGAACTATACCTCCGATGGATGGAAATGGCTCTATTTTTGCCAATTGTTCAGTTCACTGTTTCACCTGGTTATTACGATAGTGAAGTAATTGAGACAGCTTTTAAGTTATTCGCGGTAAGGCAAGAACTCGTGTTACCCATTTACAAAATGGCGTTGGAGCAGTTTCCAACTACCGCTGCTCCTCTTGTGCGACCCCTATGGTGGATTTCTCCAAAAGAAGAATACGCTCAAATCTGCGATTCCCAGTTTCTTGTCGGAGATAAAATTATGGTAGCGCCTGTTTTGGAAGATGGTAAAAGAACACGTGATATTTATCTCCCAGCTGGTTGGTGGAAAGACCATGTTTATGATGAGGTGCGACGAGGAGGGAAATGGCTTCATAATTACCCTGTTCCATTGACTACGATTGCCTATTTTACTGTCCTAGATGATCAAAACGTTAACCAATAG
- the LOC107454277 gene encoding myogenesis-regulating glycosidase isoform X5, which translates to MKQSKNPQFRFRMILLTLFALIITLVSFTWHTYQQQLWQIAIGNKIKFHEGSRILHLLNEDGTELVEAVLGRGIPSDLNPYQCDIHHPKAATKICEEWKYRAKLHMNISHGSNHSCYNIQWKSLETNTLLRDCFVLKNSHWYGMGLQRGLRWPLKETPGDLSFPLVTGDGVEETFGGIIDRYWLSSEGVAVHADPNIPLYVSISDKHLCLQSRNDQDFPYQVSDPIYLKYTICTGNDMRVLHQDMMLNYRSLLKNNSSGVFLMSPIWIQSPGQELSQESIQQFANKIMEHTARLLGFFVLDSRWQQEEGSLDFNKTTFPNPKEILKILRNKGFRVLLTIHPFVCLPSRLFDQATEGHHLVTDKWKHVPLLTRWRGKICGLLDLTSNSTANWLLERLLKLKRKYDIDGFVFTGGQTTYLPRYYAFHESSTNPDLYLHHYLSLAVKLNSLIGTEVGFLTQSLPGFVRLTPRTVSWDSLSGLGSIIPEVLTLSIMGYPLVNPGSVGGDGRGEIPSKELYLRWMEMALFLPIVQFTVSPGYYDSEVIETAFKLFAVRQELVLPIYKMALEQFPTTAAPLVRPLWWISPKEEYAQICDSQFLVGDKIMVAPVLEDGKRTRDIYLPAGWWKDHVYDEVRRGGKWLHNYPVPLTTIAYFTVLDDQNVNQ; encoded by the coding sequence ATGAAACAAAGCAAGAATCCGCAGTTTCGTTTTCGAATGATTCTTTTAACCCTGTTCGCGCTTATCATAACTCTAGTATCTTTCACCTGGCACACGTACCAACAACAACTGTGGCAGATAGCGATTGGaaacaagataaaatttcaCGAAGGAAGCAGAATTCTTCATCTTTTGAACGAAGATGGAACAGAACTCGTTGAAGCTGTTCTTGGAAGAGGAATTCCAAGTGATCTCAACCCATACCAGTGTGATATTCACCATCCCAAGGCTGCTACAAAGATTTGTGAAGAATGGAAGTACAGGGCAAAGCTACACATGAACATATCCCACGGTTCGAATCACAGTTGCTACAACATTCAATGGAAAAGCTTAGAAACGAACACCCTCTTGAGAGACTGTTTTGTGTTGAAGAACTCCCACTGGTATGGAATGGGTCTCCAAAGGGGTCTTCGATGGCCCCTCAAAGAGACTCCAGGAGATTTGTCATTTCCTTTAGTAACAGGAGATGGTGTTGAAGAAACGTTCGGTGGAATTATAGACCGATACTGGTTGTCGTCAGAAGGCGTTGCGGTTCATGCTGATCCCAACATTCCCCTGTATGTGTCCATAAGTGACAAACACTTGTGTTTACAGTCAAGAAATGATCAAGACTTTCCCTACCAAGTAAGTGACCCCATATATTTGAAATACACAATATGTACTGGGAACGATATGCGCGTACTTCACCAAGATATGATGTTGAATTACCGATCCCTACTTAAGAATAATTCCAGCGGTGTGTTTCTGATGTCCCCGATTTGGATTCAATCCCCCGGTCAGGAACTAAGTCAGGAATCTATTCAGCAATTTGCAAACAAAATTATGGAACATACAGCCAGGCTTCTGGGTTTTTTTGTATTGGACAGCAGGTGGCAACAGGAAGAAGGAAGTTTAGACTTCAATAAAACAACATTTCCGAAcccaaaggaaattttaaaaattcttcgaaACAAAGGATTTCGCGTTTTGCTAACTATACATCCATTTGTGTGTTTGCCATCTCGATTATTCGATCAAGCTACGGAAGGACATCACCTCGTTACGGATAAATGGAAACACGTACCACTTCTTACCAGATGGCGAGGAAAAATATGTGGGTTGTTAGACCTGACAAGCAATTCTACTGCCAACTGGTTGTTGGAAAGATTGCTAAAACTGAAACGAAAGTATGACATTGATGGGTTTGTGTTCACTGGTGGCCAAACCACATACCTACCAAGATACTACGCCTTCCACGAGTCTTCCACAAATCCAGATTTGTATCTCCACCATTATTTGTCCCTTGCTGTTAAGTTAAACTCATTGATCGGAACAGAAGTTGGATTCCTAACTCAAAGCTTGCCTGGCTTTGTGCGACTTACACCTCGAACAGTCTCATGGGATAGTTTAAGTGGTCTTGGATCTATTATACCGGAAGTTCTGACGCTTAGCATTATGGGATATCCTCTTGTGAATCCTGGATCTGTTGGTGGCGATGGTAGAGGTGAAATTCCATCCAAAGAACTATACCTCCGATGGATGGAAATGGCTCTATTTTTGCCAATTGTTCAGTTCACTGTTTCACCTGGTTATTACGATAGTGAAGTAATTGAGACAGCTTTTAAGTTATTCGCGGTAAGGCAAGAACTCGTGTTACCCATTTACAAAATGGCGTTGGAGCAGTTTCCAACTACCGCTGCTCCTCTTGTGCGACCCCTATGGTGGATTTCTCCAAAAGAAGAATACGCTCAAATCTGCGATTCCCAGTTTCTTGTCGGAGATAAAATTATGGTAGCGCCTGTTTTGGAAGATGGTAAAAGAACACGTGATATTTATCTCCCAGCTGGTTGGTGGAAAGACCATGTTTATGATGAGGTGCGACGAGGAGGGAAATGGCTTCATAATTACCCTGTTCCATTGACTACGATTGCCTATTTTACTGTCCTAGATGATCAAAACGTTAACCAATAG